One part of the Amaranthus tricolor cultivar Red isolate AtriRed21 chromosome 16, ASM2621246v1, whole genome shotgun sequence genome encodes these proteins:
- the LOC130802138 gene encoding MADS-box transcription factor 23-like produces MGRGKIEIKKIENANSRQVTFSKRRSGLLKKAHELAVLCDAEVALIIFSSTGRLFEFSSSSMKRTLARYKNTKESPDAMLGNPKMEIEDLKEVDNLKDEIMSLQAKQKRLLGKDLSGLSMKELQQLENQLNVSLLSVKAKKDQLLMEQLAHSRAQEQRALLENESLRRQIAELRGFVTPSERLEPMYLEYYPLQKRVRCETNTTTSGSDGLCNSEFDKSDSDITLHLGPPCDHNLNLNRKVTVTESESGSLAASL; encoded by the exons ATGGGTCGTGGAAAGATTGAGATTAAGAAGATTGAAAATGCAAATAGTAGACAAGTTACATTCTCTAAACGTCGTTCTGGGCTATTGAAAAAAGCTCATGAACTTGCTGTTCTTTGTGATGCTGAAGTTGCTCTTATCATCTTTTCTAGTACTGGTAGACTTTTTGAGTTCTCTAGCTCCag CATGAAAAGAACACTTGCTAGGTACAAGAATACTAAGGAAAGTCCTGATGCAATGCTTGGAAATCCAAAGATGGAG ATTGAAGACCTGAAGGAAGTTGATAATCTGAAAGATGAGATAATGAGTCTTCAAGCCAAACAAAA GAGGTTGCTAGGAAAAGATTTATCAGGCTTGAGCATGAAAGAACTGCAGCAGCTCGAGAACCAACTCAACGTCAGTCTATTGTCAGTAAAAGCTAAGAAG GACCAACTACTGATGGAACAACTGGCGCACTCACGCGCACAG gaGCAGAGGGCTTTGCTAGAGAATGAGTCTTTACGCAGACAG ATTGCCGAGCTTAGGGGATTTGTGACGCCGTCGGAGCGTCTGGAGCCTATGTATCTTGAGTACTATCCGTTACAGAAAAGGGTTCGGTGTGAGACAAATACGACGACTTCAGGTTCTGATGGACTTTGCAACAGTGAGTTTGATAAATCAGATTCTGATATTACCTTGCACCTGGG GCCACCTTGTGACCACAATCTGAATCTGAACAGAAAAGTGACGGTGACGGAGAGCGAGTCTGGAAGTCTAGCAGCTTCTCTTTAA
- the LOC130802139 gene encoding uncharacterized protein LOC130802139 translates to MSTMFRNVSNCNTYNYSDASYWDARYIQESGSFDWYQRYFALRPFLRNFIPTSSPVLMVGCGNAAISEDMAKDGYEEIMNIDISSVAIEMMKRKHAHIPQLKYVQLDVRDMSIFPDDSFGSVIDKGTLDALMCGNDAQISASRMLGEVSRLLKPGGVYLLITYGDPKVRMPYLSRQVYNWKIELYIIPRPGFEGTAVRSTKTCLEPIPLTEDGLLPPDLVLEDPDCHFIYICKKNDEGPTSVASHPMTGDTI, encoded by the exons ATGTCCACCATGTTTAGAAATGTTTCAAACTGCAACACTTACAACTATAGTGATGCTTCTTACTGGGATGCTCGTTACATTCAAGAATCTGGTTCTTTTGATTGGTATCAGCGTTACTTTGCTCTTCGTCCTTTTCTTCGCAACTTTATTCCCACTTCTTCTCCCGTTCTTATGGTTGGCTGTGGAAATGCTG CCATTTCAGAGGACATGGCGAAGGATGGATATGAAGAGATCATGAACATTGACATATCTTCAGTTGCAATCGAAATGATGAAAAGGAAGCATGCACACATACCTCAATTGAAAT ACGTGCAGTTGGATGTTAGAGACATGAGTATTTTCCCTGATGATTCATTTGGCAGTGTGATTGATAAAG GAACTCTCGATGCTTTGATG TGTGGTAATGATGCTCAAATAAGTGCTTCTCGGATGTTGGGTGAAGTTAGCAG GCTACTTAAACCTGGAGGAGTATATCTGTTG ATTACGTATGGAGATCCAAAGGTAAGGATGCCTTATTTGAGCCGACAAGTATACAATTGGAAAATTGAACTATACATAATCC CAAGACCTGGGTTTGAAGGGACAGCTGTTAGATCCACTAAAACATGCTTGGAACCCATCCCTCTTACTGAGGATGGGCTGCTTCCACCAGATTTAGTCTTGGAAGATCCAGATTGTCACTTCATATACATCTGCAAGAAGAACGATGAGGGGCCAACTAGCGTAGCGTCACATCCTATGACTGGTGATACGATATAA